From the Chloroflexota bacterium genome, one window contains:
- the groL gene encoding chaperonin GroEL (60 kDa chaperone family; promotes refolding of misfolded polypeptides especially under stressful conditions; forms two stacked rings of heptamers to form a barrel-shaped 14mer; ends can be capped by GroES; misfolded proteins enter the barrel where they are refolded when GroES binds), whose protein sequence is MPRIIIFSEDARNAMMSGVEQVADTVQATLGPKGRNVALSYKDKLPIVTHDGVTVAKEIELVDNFENMGAQLMIQAASKTNDVAGDGTTTATVLAHTLITEGHRHIVAGANPMILKRGLEKAARSVVEELRKSSTPVSGKDQVTEVATISAGDAGIGELIGEVMDRVGRDGLITVEEGQSLGISVEYAEGMEFDQGLLSPYFITDSLNMHAVIEEPYIFITDQKIESLEEILPLLERMVQRGEKNLAIIALEVDSHALAMLITNKSRGVLNCIAVKVPGFGDRRKETLRDIAIVTGGQLISEEAGKRIEEVEIEDLGRARRIVADKDTTAIIEGHGDVDEIAARVNQIKSRLKDGAPEFDREKLEERVAKLSGGVAVIHVGAATEIELKERKDRIDDALSATRAAVEEGIVPGGGIALINAASGLDRLRLKGDEAVAIPVMRKALGAPLKRIAHNAGLDDAVIAQDVQRLAKNRRNKNTGYNVLTGEYVDMIEAGIIDPLKVARSAVENATSVASMVLTTEALVADVPKEDVEVEGTPEF, encoded by the coding sequence ATGCCCAGGATCATAATCTTTAGCGAAGATGCGCGTAACGCCATGATGAGCGGAGTTGAGCAAGTCGCCGACACGGTTCAAGCCACACTTGGCCCCAAGGGGCGCAACGTGGCGCTGAGCTACAAGGACAAGCTCCCTATCGTTACGCACGACGGTGTCACCGTTGCCAAGGAAATTGAGCTGGTCGACAACTTCGAGAATATGGGCGCTCAGCTCATGATACAGGCCGCGAGCAAGACCAATGACGTTGCCGGTGACGGCACGACTACCGCCACCGTGCTTGCCCACACGCTCATAACTGAAGGACATCGCCACATCGTCGCGGGCGCCAATCCCATGATTCTGAAGCGCGGTCTGGAGAAGGCCGCTCGGTCAGTGGTCGAGGAGTTGAGAAAGTCTTCCACGCCGGTAAGCGGCAAGGACCAGGTTACCGAAGTTGCCACTATTTCGGCTGGCGATGCCGGCATCGGTGAACTCATCGGCGAAGTGATGGACAGAGTGGGTAGAGACGGCCTTATCACCGTGGAAGAGGGACAGAGTCTTGGCATTTCAGTCGAATACGCGGAAGGGATGGAATTCGATCAGGGTCTTCTCTCTCCGTACTTCATTACCGACTCCCTCAATATGCATGCCGTAATCGAAGAGCCATACATCTTCATTACCGACCAGAAGATTGAGTCACTGGAAGAGATCTTGCCGCTCTTGGAGCGCATGGTGCAACGCGGCGAGAAGAATCTGGCCATCATTGCCTTGGAAGTAGATTCCCATGCCCTGGCAATGCTCATCACCAATAAATCACGCGGTGTTTTGAATTGTATCGCGGTGAAGGTGCCTGGGTTCGGCGACCGGCGCAAGGAAACGCTGCGAGATATTGCTATCGTCACCGGCGGCCAGTTAATTTCTGAAGAGGCCGGGAAACGCATCGAGGAAGTGGAGATTGAAGATCTTGGCCGCGCGCGCCGGATTGTCGCAGATAAAGACACCACTGCCATTATCGAGGGGCATGGAGACGTCGACGAGATTGCCGCGCGTGTGAACCAGATCAAGTCGCGGTTGAAGGATGGCGCCCCTGAATTCGATCGCGAAAAGCTGGAGGAGCGCGTAGCCAAACTCTCCGGCGGCGTAGCAGTGATTCACGTGGGCGCAGCCACCGAGATTGAGTTGAAGGAGAGGAAAGACCGCATTGACGATGCGCTTTCAGCCACGCGCGCCGCAGTCGAGGAGGGCATTGTGCCTGGCGGCGGGATTGCCCTCATTAACGCGGCGTCCGGCCTGGATCGCCTGCGATTGAAAGGCGATGAAGCGGTGGCGATACCGGTAATGCGCAAGGCCTTGGGAGCGCCGCTCAAGCGCATCGCCCACAACGCTGGACTGGATGACGCGGTTATTGCCCAAGACGTGCAGCGTTTGGCGAAGAACCGGCGCAACAAGAATACGGGCTATAATGTGCTGACCGGTGAGTACGTGGACATGATAGAGGCGGGGATTATCGACCCCCTCAAAGTGGCGCGCTCAGCAGTCGAAAATGCGACCTCGGTTGCTTCGATGGTGCTCACTACTGAGGCGCTGGTCGCCGACGTGCCGAAGGAAGATGTCGAAGTTGAGGGCACGCCTGAGTTTTAG
- a CDS encoding DM13 domain-containing protein, whose protein sequence is MNRRALLIAIGLIVVVVGGAGAWWLGSPLFINTVVEEELPFEIPTAAEMDEMSEDEREKVAADVMDAAAKMPDKEMEEDMPEMANDAQPVVVAEGQFQDADEFHKGTGTVTLYRLADGTHLLRFEDFRVTNGPQLHVLLANHADPVNRADLEEGYIDLGGLKGNVGSQNYEIAADIAIDPINSIVIYCKPFHVVFSTAALSSGS, encoded by the coding sequence ATGAATAGGCGGGCATTGCTGATTGCAATTGGCTTGATCGTCGTCGTGGTTGGTGGCGCGGGGGCTTGGTGGCTCGGGTCGCCCTTGTTTATCAACACGGTTGTCGAAGAGGAACTCCCATTCGAGATCCCGACCGCCGCAGAAATGGATGAAATGTCGGAGGACGAGCGTGAGAAGGTAGCCGCAGACGTAATGGATGCGGCGGCCAAAATGCCGGATAAAGAGATGGAAGAAGATATGCCGGAGATGGCGAATGACGCCCAACCGGTGGTGGTTGCGGAGGGCCAGTTCCAAGATGCCGACGAATTCCATAAAGGTACCGGCACTGTGACGCTCTACCGCTTGGCGGACGGCACGCACCTGCTGCGGTTCGAGGACTTCCGCGTGACCAACGGCCCGCAACTGCATGTATTGCTGGCGAACCATGCCGACCCTGTCAATCGTGCCGACCTTGAGGAAGGATACATCGATCTGGGTGGGCTCAAAGGGAACGTAGGCAGCCAAAACTACGAGATTGCGGCTGACATTGCCATCGACCCCATTAACAGCATCGTGATCTATTGCAAGCCCTTCCATGTGGTCTTTTCCACGGCTGCGCTTAGCAGCGGAAGTTAG
- a CDS encoding ATP-dependent helicase, with product MTELTNEQQQVIEHPDGLHGKVLAVAGSGKTTTMAYRIKHLLQEHQVASHQIQVLMFNRYAREQFIEKLTEIGVSEGQQPPVQTFHGYSYGVINTLGYRTWIGDSEGLAHLALKKAISQVCRTKRLDEDEIDVAEAGLAIGLWKGTLTPPSQAGYHGEGGDNYIAVYKEYEEIRLSDNAITYDDFVPLALSALEKDNLSRQSTSNKLRYIIVDEYQDVNFGQQKLIEFLARDGADIMVVGDDDQTIYEWRGARSDFILGGFENVFDNKRHRAYTLTNSFRFGYSIAQSSYNVILHNASRYNKDLITNDPADDSKVTLITDREDQGESANRLLAEEIVSLVKDKGVAPSEIRVLGRTYSQLNSISMEFLTKQIPFKVIGRAPFLQEGECQALLNYVRLGASMNEVLNSAASQQFLGVANKPRRFLLRRDVERMLNSGQQREMSLGDLLWETIQDKSQFSRGTAKENLEDLTSILEDIHRRLHRDGKLAPASQILEWIDKEVGFRQHYSDYYGHDVEALSRMETVKAFISYAKWIELDWIQFIGHVDNTDTTLGRPDHECIKMSTIHSVKGLEFKYVIIPDCKERHLPVIGKNDNPTYHRDDPKRTPKPSEWLENERRLFYVAATRASSEIFIGAPALLGKSEKNPEEGQDDRPKSSRFLEEMELDPTQAVAAELVRAARGDRNNKLTEVCQRFSGYHHIVTPLKTLYLQKLPTWVQEPLQSVKTTVARVFGYKQEYDDPIERTRLRPKLPEGAGGTAADMGEEQASVTFEEGVRGLLGRDISAAELRVARLLANQQDGAYYVDGEKAVRFEGDRVPYAIGQDVAAEILRRQEHIDAGIRQGEQATGELTGDQLAFARYGAQRIAINELKETDAELVALGARAAARAARTWKLAPPYHIERISRHVARTDQPRR from the coding sequence ATGACGGAACTGACCAACGAGCAACAACAGGTAATAGAGCATCCTGACGGGCTGCACGGTAAGGTGCTTGCTGTGGCTGGTTCCGGAAAGACTACGACCATGGCGTACCGCATTAAGCATTTGCTTCAAGAACACCAAGTAGCCTCACACCAAATCCAGGTGTTGATGTTCAACCGGTATGCACGTGAACAGTTTATCGAGAAGCTCACCGAGATTGGAGTGTCCGAAGGGCAGCAGCCTCCAGTCCAGACTTTCCATGGCTATTCGTATGGGGTGATAAATACTTTAGGATACCGTACTTGGATTGGTGACTCCGAGGGGCTTGCCCATTTGGCTCTAAAAAAAGCCATCTCCCAGGTGTGCCGAACAAAGAGACTGGATGAGGACGAAATTGATGTTGCTGAGGCTGGGCTTGCGATTGGTCTGTGGAAGGGAACTTTGACCCCTCCGTCTCAAGCAGGTTACCACGGTGAAGGCGGTGACAATTACATAGCGGTGTACAAGGAGTATGAAGAGATTCGGCTAAGCGACAATGCCATTACGTACGATGACTTCGTTCCCTTAGCACTAAGCGCACTCGAAAAGGATAATCTGTCGCGGCAATCGACATCAAATAAGCTGCGATACATAATCGTGGACGAATACCAAGACGTCAACTTTGGTCAACAGAAGCTAATTGAGTTCTTGGCCAGAGATGGAGCCGACATAATGGTGGTAGGCGATGACGACCAGACGATCTATGAGTGGCGGGGAGCGCGCAGCGATTTCATACTTGGCGGATTCGAGAATGTATTTGATAACAAGCGGCATCGCGCCTATACACTGACTAACTCCTTCCGATTTGGCTATAGCATCGCGCAGTCAAGCTACAATGTAATCCTCCACAATGCGAGCCGCTACAACAAAGACTTGATTACCAATGATCCAGCAGACGACAGCAAGGTAACTCTCATTACTGATCGAGAGGATCAAGGAGAGAGTGCCAATCGACTACTAGCGGAAGAGATCGTTTCTCTGGTAAAAGACAAGGGAGTCGCTCCTTCTGAGATTCGGGTACTGGGCCGCACCTACTCCCAGCTAAACTCAATCTCCATGGAATTCTTGACTAAGCAGATACCTTTCAAGGTGATTGGACGCGCTCCATTCTTGCAGGAAGGTGAGTGCCAAGCACTCCTCAATTACGTACGCCTCGGTGCAAGCATGAATGAGGTCCTCAATTCTGCCGCTAGTCAACAGTTTCTAGGTGTCGCCAACAAGCCTAGGCGGTTTCTCTTGCGAAGAGATGTAGAACGAATGCTGAATTCTGGACAACAAAGAGAAATGAGTCTAGGAGATTTGCTTTGGGAGACGATACAGGACAAATCGCAGTTCTCTCGAGGTACCGCCAAAGAGAACCTAGAAGACCTGACATCGATTCTGGAAGACATTCACCGCCGATTACATAGAGACGGTAAGCTCGCCCCGGCCAGTCAAATACTTGAGTGGATAGACAAAGAAGTGGGGTTTCGACAACATTACTCGGACTATTACGGCCATGATGTAGAGGCACTTTCACGCATGGAGACAGTGAAGGCATTCATTTCCTATGCAAAGTGGATTGAATTGGATTGGATTCAGTTCATTGGTCATGTGGACAATACCGATACAACCCTAGGCCGACCCGATCACGAATGCATCAAGATGTCGACTATCCACAGCGTCAAGGGGCTAGAGTTCAAATACGTCATTATTCCCGATTGTAAGGAAAGGCACTTGCCTGTGATAGGCAAGAATGACAATCCAACTTACCACAGGGATGATCCAAAACGTACGCCGAAGCCATCGGAATGGCTTGAAAACGAGCGGCGATTGTTCTATGTCGCGGCAACACGGGCGAGCAGCGAGATATTCATTGGTGCTCCTGCACTGTTGGGAAAAAGTGAAAAGAATCCAGAAGAAGGGCAGGACGATCGACCGAAGTCCTCACGGTTCTTGGAAGAGATGGAACTGGATCCGACTCAGGCAGTGGCAGCCGAGTTGGTGCGAGCGGCCCGAGGCGACCGCAACAATAAGCTAACGGAAGTCTGCCAACGTTTTTCAGGCTACCATCATATTGTTACACCACTGAAGACACTTTATTTGCAAAAACTACCTACGTGGGTCCAAGAACCGCTGCAAAGTGTCAAGACTACAGTGGCACGGGTGTTTGGATACAAACAGGAGTACGACGATCCCATTGAGCGCACCCGATTAAGGCCCAAGCTGCCGGAAGGCGCAGGCGGCACAGCGGCCGACATGGGAGAAGAACAAGCAAGCGTGACGTTTGAAGAAGGTGTGCGCGGGTTGCTTGGCCGCGATATATCGGCGGCTGAGTTGCGCGTGGCACGATTGCTGGCGAATCAACAGGATGGTGCCTATTATGTAGACGGCGAGAAAGCCGTGCGTTTTGAGGGCGACCGCGTGCCGTATGCGATTGGTCAGGATGTTGCTGCGGAAATACTGCGGCGGCAGGAGCATATTGATGCTGGCATCCGTCAGGGTGAGCAGGCAACAGGCGAGCTGACGGGCGATCAGTTGGCGTTTGCGCGATATGGTGCCCAGCGCATTGCGATCAACGAGTTGAAGGAAACGGATGCCGAGTTGGTGGCCTTGGGCGCAAGGGCGGCGGCTCGTGCGGCGAGGACGTGGAAGTTGGCTCCGCCGTACCATATCGAGCGGATATCGCGGCATGTAGCGCGTACTGACCAACCAAGAAGGTGA
- a CDS encoding COX15/CtaA family protein, with the protein MSNAMKHPETWVKRVMWSVVALALIHILWGAVVRATGSGLGCPDWPLCSGQVIPPFETAAVIEFVHRFLALFLTVGVVWVLVKAWFGQGSLRQIRPIVLAFSILLVVQIVLGAVTVLTELPALLVGSHLTISMLFIAATVMGAVHVQNRALSIDGMPRWRGIAALAAGLLVVVSGALVVGMGAGIACHGVLSCDGGGGSSRVLEEVHMGHRYASYVFAIALALLAGWRLRVDQTSAKYLGILVIALLALQITLGFTQVLMGLPTALRVAHVFTASLIMAAGTALFFWPLTREAEQTQEIAAPVASHTESAAPDPA; encoded by the coding sequence GTGAGTAATGCGATGAAACACCCCGAAACGTGGGTGAAGCGGGTAATGTGGAGTGTCGTCGCACTGGCCCTCATTCATATTCTATGGGGAGCGGTGGTACGGGCAACGGGCTCGGGACTGGGGTGTCCCGATTGGCCGCTCTGTTCAGGTCAAGTGATTCCGCCTTTCGAAACGGCAGCAGTCATTGAGTTTGTGCATCGCTTCCTGGCGTTGTTCTTGACCGTTGGCGTGGTCTGGGTGTTAGTCAAGGCGTGGTTCGGTCAAGGCAGCCTGCGCCAGATACGACCCATCGTGCTTGCATTCTCCATCTTGCTCGTTGTGCAGATTGTGCTGGGTGCAGTGACGGTACTCACAGAGTTACCGGCTCTGCTCGTGGGTTCCCATCTCACGATTTCCATGCTCTTTATTGCCGCGACTGTAATGGGCGCCGTACATGTGCAGAATCGTGCGCTGAGTATAGATGGCATGCCGAGATGGCGGGGTATTGCCGCCCTAGCGGCCGGCCTGCTCGTCGTGGTCTCCGGCGCATTGGTCGTCGGCATGGGAGCCGGAATTGCTTGCCACGGCGTGCTGAGCTGCGATGGCGGGGGCGGCTCAAGCCGTGTCCTCGAGGAAGTGCATATGGGCCACAGGTATGCTTCCTACGTCTTCGCGATTGCCCTCGCGCTGCTGGCGGGCTGGCGTTTGCGCGTGGACCAAACCAGTGCGAAATACCTGGGAATTCTCGTGATCGCACTCCTGGCGTTGCAGATCACACTTGGCTTTACGCAGGTGCTCATGGGCTTGCCTACGGCGCTGCGCGTCGCCCACGTCTTCACCGCCTCCTTGATCATGGCTGCGGGAACGGCGCTCTTCTTCTGGCCGCTTACCCGCGAAGCCGAGCAAACGCAAGAAATCGCCGCCCCGGTCGCGTCGCACACTGAATCGGCTGCGCCCGACCCGGCATGA
- a CDS encoding Gfo/Idh/MocA family oxidoreductase — protein sequence MSGRVKIVALESAHPHIHSLIRQAQEQEGAEFVGFADPNPKRRALTKERNEFDDDMVFADYERLLDERQPDGALICSTNADHVKYVEALAQRGIHIMLEKPFAASLSDADRMIAACEQHGVTLMINFPTAWGPALRRAREIAQSGALGQVFQIAFRGGHMGPTGDFDTWWYRPQDGGGVLLDYCCYAANVFTWILGKQPRQVCGMADTLVKPVRSEDNAVLLLRYDDALCVSQATWTRFGPEPIHGPVINGTEGSVTMVGREQLKHCTQENPEGDIIDVPPLPEPHMQNGPAYFVHALQSGTPIETPCDPAFNRDGQEILEAGKIAVQTGVTVNLPILPA from the coding sequence ATGTCGGGAAGAGTCAAAATTGTTGCCCTCGAATCGGCACACCCCCACATACACAGCTTGATCAGGCAGGCGCAAGAGCAAGAAGGCGCTGAGTTTGTCGGCTTTGCCGATCCCAATCCCAAACGCCGCGCTCTCACCAAGGAGCGCAACGAGTTTGACGATGACATGGTCTTTGCCGACTATGAACGACTTCTCGACGAGCGCCAGCCGGATGGTGCGCTCATTTGTTCCACCAATGCCGATCACGTCAAATACGTGGAGGCGCTGGCGCAGCGCGGCATTCACATCATGTTGGAGAAGCCGTTTGCCGCGAGCCTCTCGGATGCCGACCGCATGATCGCCGCGTGCGAACAGCATGGTGTGACGCTAATGATCAACTTTCCCACGGCGTGGGGTCCGGCCTTGCGGCGGGCGCGCGAGATTGCGCAGTCCGGTGCGTTGGGGCAGGTCTTTCAGATCGCTTTTCGGGGCGGACACATGGGACCCACCGGCGACTTTGACACGTGGTGGTACCGCCCGCAGGACGGCGGTGGCGTGTTGCTGGACTACTGCTGCTATGCGGCCAATGTCTTTACGTGGATTCTCGGCAAGCAGCCCCGCCAGGTCTGCGGCATGGCCGACACGCTGGTGAAGCCGGTACGGTCCGAGGACAATGCCGTACTGCTGCTGCGTTACGACGACGCGCTCTGCGTCAGCCAGGCCACCTGGACCCGCTTCGGACCCGAGCCGATCCACGGGCCGGTCATTAACGGCACCGAAGGCAGCGTAACCATGGTTGGCAGAGAGCAGCTCAAGCACTGCACGCAGGAGAACCCCGAAGGCGACATCATCGACGTGCCGCCGCTGCCGGAACCGCACATGCAGAACGGACCTGCGTACTTCGTCCACGCGCTGCAGAGCGGCACGCCCATCGAAACGCCGTGCGACCCCGCTTTCAACCGGGACGGACAGGAAATCCTGGAAGCGGGCAAGATCGCGGTGCAGACCGGTGTGACCGTGAATCTGCCCATACTGCCGGCCTAG
- a CDS encoding heavy metal translocating P-type ATPase: MAIAEHTKRKESLALAVEGMTCAACVWRIEEAITRLPGVHEAAVNLATERAQVSYDPDAVTPAAVAQAVTAAGYTPAVVKRTLRVPGMQDGSAVSRVEAALHAVPGVLSANVNLAAEQILVSHLPDVTEVNALKAAAAAAGYTLEDEEQDPAADQEVAAPAARSAAQRDLRVQLGVSLALSLVILLGSMGGQFLPFVRGSIIENPFLLWALATPVQFWAGWRFYRGAWATLRHFAFDMNVLIAIGTSAAYFFSVATALAPEFFAGQAVSGEAPHYFDTAAVIITLILLGRYLETRAKRQTATAIHALMDFQPQIALVVRDGTPEEIPLAQVAVGDVMQVRPGDRVPVDGVVIEGQSAVDESMLTGESMPVEKGPGAEVVGGSLNTTGAFTFRASRVGKDTALAHIVRLIEEAQGSKAPLQRLTDRIAAHFVPVVIGVALLTFLVWFLVGPEPTFTPALLAFVAVLIIACPCALGLATPTAVMVAMGAGAAKGVLVRDAEALERLHSVTTVVLDKTGTLTQGTPEVTNIIARGMSESELLRLAAASEQSSEHPLSQAVVRAAQARGLAIPPAVGFIAAPGRGIRAEVAGKLVRVGNQAYMAESGVDQQSLAALEAQVQAFNDVGKTVLLVALDGAVVGTIAVADALKPSAQAMVQTLRARGLAIVMLTGDAVRTAHAIAAQLGIENVLAEVMPGQKAAVIQKRQEANEVVAMVGDGINDAPGLAQADVGIALGAGADVALEAADITLMGENLGALETAFTLSRATRRTIWQNLGWAFGYNVVLIPVAAGVLYPLFGIVLSPMLAAGAMALSSVSVVTNSLRLRSIV, encoded by the coding sequence ATGGCAATTGCTGAACATACAAAGCGAAAAGAGTCTCTTGCGCTGGCCGTAGAGGGCATGACGTGCGCGGCCTGCGTATGGCGAATCGAAGAAGCCATCACGCGCCTGCCCGGCGTGCATGAAGCGGCCGTAAACTTGGCGACGGAACGCGCGCAAGTGTCATACGACCCGGACGCAGTGACACCCGCCGCCGTCGCGCAGGCCGTGACAGCAGCGGGCTATACTCCTGCCGTCGTCAAGCGTACGTTGCGCGTGCCCGGCATGCAGGACGGCTCGGCGGTCAGCCGCGTTGAAGCGGCGCTCCACGCTGTGCCGGGAGTCCTGAGTGCGAACGTCAATCTGGCTGCAGAGCAAATTCTCGTCTCTCATCTTCCCGACGTAACTGAAGTGAACGCGCTCAAAGCAGCGGCCGCTGCTGCCGGTTACACGTTGGAAGACGAAGAACAAGATCCGGCTGCGGACCAAGAGGTAGCCGCGCCTGCGGCGAGGAGTGCGGCGCAACGCGACTTGCGTGTCCAATTGGGCGTCTCTCTGGCGCTTTCTCTCGTGATCCTGCTTGGCAGCATGGGAGGCCAATTCCTGCCCTTTGTGCGCGGCTCCATAATTGAAAACCCCTTCCTGCTGTGGGCATTGGCGACGCCCGTGCAGTTCTGGGCGGGTTGGCGCTTCTACCGGGGCGCGTGGGCAACGCTGAGGCATTTTGCCTTCGATATGAATGTGCTCATCGCCATCGGAACGAGCGCAGCCTACTTCTTCAGTGTGGCGACTGCGCTGGCGCCGGAATTCTTTGCCGGCCAGGCTGTAAGCGGCGAAGCCCCGCACTATTTCGATACGGCTGCGGTCATAATCACCCTGATTCTGCTGGGGCGTTACCTGGAGACACGCGCGAAACGCCAGACCGCGACTGCTATCCACGCCTTGATGGACTTCCAACCGCAGATTGCGTTGGTCGTACGTGACGGCACACCCGAGGAAATTCCGCTGGCTCAGGTAGCCGTAGGCGATGTCATGCAAGTGAGACCTGGAGATCGCGTGCCGGTGGACGGTGTAGTGATCGAAGGGCAGAGCGCGGTCGATGAGTCGATGCTCACGGGCGAGAGCATGCCGGTGGAAAAAGGCCCCGGAGCTGAAGTCGTGGGCGGTTCGCTGAATACGACCGGAGCATTCACCTTCCGCGCCTCGCGAGTAGGCAAAGACACCGCGCTTGCGCATATCGTGCGCTTGATTGAAGAGGCCCAGGGATCTAAAGCGCCGCTCCAACGACTAACGGACCGCATCGCCGCTCACTTTGTGCCCGTCGTGATCGGTGTTGCCCTGCTCACGTTTCTCGTTTGGTTTCTCGTTGGACCCGAGCCGACATTTACGCCTGCGCTGCTGGCCTTTGTGGCGGTCCTCATCATAGCCTGTCCCTGCGCGCTGGGCCTGGCGACACCTACGGCTGTGATGGTTGCCATGGGCGCAGGCGCCGCCAAGGGCGTGCTCGTGCGCGATGCGGAGGCGCTGGAACGCTTACATAGTGTGACCACGGTAGTCCTGGACAAGACGGGCACGCTGACCCAAGGTACACCGGAAGTTACGAATATAATCGCAAGGGGCATGTCCGAATCCGAGTTGCTCCGTCTCGCCGCTGCGTCGGAACAGTCTAGCGAGCATCCCTTGAGTCAAGCGGTGGTGCGGGCAGCGCAGGCCAGAGGCCTGGCAATCCCTCCCGCCGTGGGCTTCATCGCAGCGCCGGGGCGGGGTATCCGCGCAGAGGTAGCAGGCAAGCTCGTTCGGGTCGGCAATCAAGCCTACATGGCAGAGAGCGGGGTGGACCAACAATCGCTCGCCGCGCTCGAAGCGCAGGTGCAAGCATTCAACGACGTTGGCAAGACCGTGCTCTTGGTGGCTCTCGATGGCGCGGTGGTAGGCACGATCGCGGTAGCCGACGCGCTCAAGCCAAGCGCCCAGGCAATGGTCCAAACGCTGCGCGCCCGGGGACTGGCGATAGTGATGCTCACGGGTGACGCGGTGCGCACTGCTCACGCAATTGCCGCTCAACTCGGCATTGAAAACGTGTTGGCGGAGGTTATGCCCGGGCAGAAAGCGGCGGTCATTCAGAAGCGGCAAGAAGCTAATGAGGTCGTCGCCATGGTGGGAGACGGCATAAACGACGCTCCAGGGCTCGCCCAGGCCGACGTGGGCATTGCGCTGGGGGCCGGCGCCGACGTGGCGCTGGAAGCCGCGGACATTACCCTCATGGGCGAGAACCTCGGCGCCCTGGAGACCGCTTTCACGCTCTCCCGAGCTACGCGCCGCACCATTTGGCAAAACCTGGGCTGGGCGTTTGGCTACAACGTGGTGCTCATCCCGGTGGCGGCAGGCGTTTTGTATCCTCTATTCGGCATCGTCCTTAGCCCCATGCTCGCAGCGGGGGCGATGGCGCTTTCATCGGTCTCAGTGGTGACAAACTCCCTGCGTTTGCGGAGCATCGTATGA
- a CDS encoding YHS domain-containing protein, translating to MAKCATCNESVDTATAETKVEYRGTVYYFCCGHCQAAFEQEPERYAEA from the coding sequence ATGGCAAAATGCGCAACCTGTAATGAATCAGTAGACACTGCTACTGCCGAGACCAAGGTAGAGTACCGGGGCACGGTCTACTACTTCTGCTGCGGCCACTGCCAGGCCGCCTTCGAGCAGGAGCCGGAGCGGTACGCCGAGGCCTAG